A section of the Campylobacter porcelli genome encodes:
- a CDS encoding 3-isopropylmalate dehydratase small subunit, translating to MSKVWKFGDNIDTDVIIAARYLNTSDPEILAKHVMEDADKDFSSKVGAGDCIVAGENFGCGSSREHAPIAIKAAGISVVIAKSFARIFYRNSFNTGLLILECAQTDSINEGDDLEIDYSGGIIKNLTQNCEYKFEPIPEFMQELVKAGGLINYAKSTL from the coding sequence ATGTCAAAAGTATGGAAATTCGGTGATAATATAGACACTGATGTGATAATAGCTGCTAGATATTTAAACACAAGCGATCCAGAAATTTTAGCTAAGCATGTGATGGAAGATGCTGATAAGGATTTTAGCTCTAAAGTAGGAGCGGGTGATTGTATTGTAGCTGGGGAAAATTTTGGTTGTGGTAGTAGTAGGGAGCACGCTCCAATAGCGATTAAGGCCGCTGGGATAAGCGTCGTTATAGCAAAATCATTTGCTAGAATTTTTTATAGAAATAGCTTTAATACCGGTCTATTGATACTTGAGTGCGCTCAAACTGATAGTATAAATGAAGGCGATGATTTAGAGATTGATTATAGCGGTGGGATAATTAAAAATTTAACCCAAAATTGCGAATATAAATTTGAGCCAATCCCTGAATTTATGCAAGAGCTTGTAAAAGCTGGTGGCTTGATTAATTATGCTAAAAGCACTCTATAA
- a CDS encoding ABC transporter substrate-binding protein, translating into MKFAILSIILAINAMALSVVDMRGKSVEIPDNLEKIATISDGFVEGVLTHLGKIDKVSSIASWSLKRDYKYKIQGRDKELEFAGLNTMRALHPWLDDLPCFNSPQGNIINYETLINSSPELIILRVGDCTIGGADKMALDKTISTLEATNIPLIVLYSPTYTKDLSTMRDEMAIIGKIFGKADEALGLYDYLASIENLIKAKVANVSYEPRVLYLGLSLAMKKNGASGITYGIDTPESLILESLIRAKNALTNGKGSRIMISAEQIYGLDPDVILLPTYNGYHPAFEIYESPNYANLSQLRALKEKRVYSLPWTPMNCSRRLEYPLELLIIAKAAHQQEFKDINIAEFAIEFYKKLYNIDDEKAKMLRKTQLLDWTQKF; encoded by the coding sequence ATGAAATTTGCCATTTTATCTATCATTTTAGCTATAAATGCTATGGCATTAAGCGTTGTTGATATGCGTGGCAAAAGCGTGGAAATTCCAGATAATTTAGAGAAAATCGCAACCATTAGCGATGGATTTGTAGAAGGGGTGCTTACCCATCTTGGCAAGATAGATAAGGTAAGCTCCATCGCATCTTGGTCGCTAAAAAGGGATTATAAATATAAAATACAAGGCAGAGATAAAGAGCTTGAATTTGCTGGATTAAATACTATGAGAGCTTTACACCCTTGGCTTGATGATTTGCCTTGTTTTAACTCTCCGCAAGGAAATATTATCAATTATGAAACCCTTATCAACTCATCTCCAGAGCTTATAATTTTGCGTGTTGGGGATTGTACTATTGGTGGGGCTGATAAAATGGCTTTAGATAAAACTATATCAACGCTAGAGGCTACTAATATACCTTTAATTGTCCTATACTCTCCTACATATACCAAGGATTTATCTACTATGAGAGATGAGATGGCTATAATTGGCAAGATATTTGGCAAGGCTGATGAGGCTTTAGGGTTATATGATTATTTAGCTAGTATAGAGAATTTGATAAAAGCCAAAGTAGCAAATGTCAGCTACGAGCCAAGAGTATTGTATCTAGGTTTAAGCCTAGCTATGAAGAAAAATGGAGCTAGTGGGATCACATATGGGATTGATACGCCAGAATCATTAATTTTAGAAAGTTTAATAAGAGCTAAAAATGCACTCACAAACGGCAAGGGATCTAGGATAATGATTAGTGCTGAGCAGATATATGGGCTTGATCCAGATGTGATTTTACTCCCTACATATAATGGCTACCATCCAGCATTTGAAATTTATGAAAGTCCAAACTACGCCAATTTATCCCAGCTAAGAGCGTTAAAAGAAAAAAGAGTATATTCTCTTCCTTGGACGCCTATGAATTGCTCAAGGAGATTAGAGTATCCTTTGGAGCTTTTGATTATTGCTAAGGCGGCTCATCAGCAAGAATTTAAAGATATTAATATAGCAGAGTTTGCAATTGAGTTTTATAAAAAGCTATATAATATAGATGATGAGAAGGCTAAAATGCTTAGAAAAACTCAATTATTAGATTGGACACAGAAGTTTTGA
- a CDS encoding CiaD-like domain-containing protein — protein MRLEDIAKFTIDEVNAQLQGTSDAVAKNGFIVEEANGYSDFSKKEPIKSGISTAKELSNQPKFQSENITISKEPTTQNSSQIKEALAAKVASIDSMQTPKDLGSSEMLYLQGLKERIGILFEGLNSADESNLEFRLDMTIKFLEFALASIENRLSNISK, from the coding sequence ATGAGATTAGAAGATATTGCGAAATTTACTATTGATGAGGTAAATGCTCAGCTACAAGGCACGAGCGATGCTGTGGCAAAAAATGGATTTATCGTAGAAGAGGCGAATGGGTATAGTGATTTTAGTAAAAAAGAGCCTATAAAAAGCGGGATTAGCACTGCTAAAGAGCTAAGCAATCAACCTAAATTTCAATCCGAAAATATCACAATTTCCAAAGAGCCAACTACCCAAAATAGCTCTCAAATAAAAGAGGCATTAGCTGCTAAGGTGGCCTCTATAGATAGTATGCAAACCCCAAAAGATCTCGGATCAAGCGAGATGCTATATTTACAAGGATTAAAAGAGAGAATTGGTATATTATTTGAAGGGCTAAATAGTGCAGATGAGAGCAATCTTGAATTTAGGCTTGATATGACGATTAAATTTTTGGAATTTGCACTTGCGAGCATTGAAAATAGGCTATCAAATATCTCAAAATAG
- a CDS encoding FecCD family ABC transporter permease, with product MDTEVLRVVWSCFFLFILLIFSAFFALISGNLDLKISDVISVILYNIFGIGSIDPTTQIVIWNLRFPRILIAILVGISLASAGVIYQSIFRNPLVEPFILGASAGASFGASLAILLPAIFISLQISAFAFGLLAVFLAYILAFQKGVTNSVALVLSGVIVGSIFSSLVGIMKYLSEDSQLREITFWMMGGLYQASWYDIAVNASFGLPCFIIAFILAWKLNLLSLGDEEARSLGINPQIYKIIFIIIATLISSLSVSSVGIIAWIGLMMPHAARMLVGADNRAILPVAGLMGAIYLLICDTLARTLSSGEIPVGIIVSLLGAPFLLWILKARSAKLFG from the coding sequence TTGGACACAGAAGTTTTGAGAGTTGTATGGAGTTGCTTTTTTCTCTTTATTTTACTCATATTTTCAGCCTTCTTTGCTCTAATTAGTGGCAATCTAGATCTTAAAATAAGTGATGTAATTAGCGTAATTTTATACAATATTTTTGGCATTGGTAGCATAGATCCAACTACTCAAATCGTCATTTGGAATCTTAGATTTCCTAGAATTTTAATAGCGATTTTAGTTGGAATTTCTCTTGCTAGTGCTGGAGTGATATATCAAAGCATATTTAGAAATCCACTAGTTGAGCCATTTATCTTAGGAGCTAGTGCGGGAGCTAGCTTTGGTGCTAGTTTGGCAATTTTACTTCCAGCTATCTTTATTTCGCTTCAAATTAGTGCTTTTGCCTTTGGGCTTTTGGCTGTATTTTTAGCCTATATTTTAGCATTTCAAAAAGGCGTTACAAATAGCGTTGCTTTAGTGCTTTCAGGGGTTATAGTAGGCTCTATTTTTAGCTCACTTGTTGGGATAATGAAGTATTTAAGCGAGGATTCTCAATTAAGAGAGATTACATTTTGGATGATGGGTGGATTATATCAAGCTAGTTGGTATGATATAGCGGTAAATGCGTCATTTGGGCTACCTTGTTTTATTATAGCTTTTATCCTTGCTTGGAAGTTAAATTTGCTTAGCCTTGGAGATGAAGAGGCTAGATCGCTTGGGATAAATCCGCAAATTTATAAGATTATATTCATCATCATAGCAACTCTTATAAGCTCACTTAGCGTATCTAGTGTGGGGATTATAGCGTGGATTGGGTTGATGATGCCACACGCTGCTAGAATGCTTGTTGGTGCAGATAATAGAGCGATACTACCAGTAGCTGGGCTAATGGGAGCGATATATTTACTGATTTGTGATACCCTTGCTAGGACTTTAAGTAGTGGCGAGATACCTGTTGGTATCATAGTTTCATTACTTGGAGCACCATTTTTATTATGGATTTTAAAGGCTAGAAGTGCAAAACTCTTTGGATAA
- a CDS encoding NINE protein, translating into MGRNVYIAYLLWFFLSTFSGHRFYCGRITSGFLQLGLFWFGSATAVFLIGYVFLAIWLVWWLIDLFLIHSWVARINEIISLEHSISDSKKLENIEKLYELYKNGAISYEEYINRKDMILKNI; encoded by the coding sequence ATGGGTCGTAATGTCTATATAGCATATTTATTGTGGTTTTTTCTATCTACTTTTAGCGGGCATAGATTTTATTGCGGTAGAATTACAAGTGGCTTTTTACAGCTTGGGCTATTTTGGTTTGGTAGTGCTACGGCGGTATTTTTGATAGGGTATGTATTTTTAGCTATTTGGCTAGTGTGGTGGCTTATTGATCTATTTTTGATACATAGCTGGGTAGCTAGGATAAATGAGATAATATCCTTAGAGCATAGCATTAGCGATAGCAAAAAATTAGAAAATATAGAAAAATTATATGAATTATATAAAAATGGAGCCATAAGCTATGAGGAGTATATAAATAGAAAGGATATGATTTTAAAAAATATTTAA
- a CDS encoding DJ-1 family glyoxalase III, producing the protein MAKVAVIMADGFEEIEALSVVDILRRADAEVSMVALSNNLEVSGAHGVTLKANVAFDEFEFKDIDMIVLPGGLPGAKHLAQSQKLAQKLREAKSNGKRLAAICAAPWAFSTAGVLGDEYTCYPGFEATINHAGYNPDKNVVINGNIITSRGPATAMEFALELVKELCGNQKYNEIKSGLLF; encoded by the coding sequence ATGGCAAAAGTAGCTGTAATTATGGCAGATGGTTTTGAAGAGATTGAGGCTTTGAGCGTGGTAGATATATTGCGTCGTGCTGACGCGGAAGTAAGCATGGTAGCACTTAGTAATAATCTAGAAGTAAGCGGCGCTCACGGCGTTACATTGAAGGCTAATGTGGCTTTTGATGAGTTTGAATTTAAAGATATAGATATGATAGTTTTGCCTGGTGGATTACCAGGTGCTAAGCATTTAGCCCAAAGCCAAAAATTAGCTCAAAAATTAAGAGAAGCCAAATCAAATGGCAAGAGATTAGCCGCTATTTGTGCAGCTCCATGGGCATTTAGCACGGCTGGAGTTTTAGGTGATGAATATACTTGCTATCCAGGATTTGAAGCTACTATAAATCACGCTGGATATAATCCAGATAAAAATGTAGTGATAAATGGCAATATCATCACTTCTCGTGGTCCAGCTACAGCGATGGAATTTGCTCTAGAGCTAGTAAAGGAGCTTTGTGGCAATCAAAAATATAATGAGATAAAATCTGGGCTATTATTTTAA
- a CDS encoding SIMPL domain-containing protein, translating into MLNLLIKSLFALAVLIVFVAGVVFDAKFLSQDQFSDKELKFSRTIDESVEFIPDRFSANINIESTNSLRTKAQISTDELEIITATLDKALNLARNSQICKASTYSIEPNYSYNDGARIISGQLVNFNIKCEFAKNDIDKYEGLIKALNEVVKSSEFIAINLPAIAQSSSPTTISQNNEILHNKILNNAIAKAQYYSKELNRNCLLNSLDFSSVIHPVAYTNLKSTPIESKQNQTLSAIATYSCK; encoded by the coding sequence ATGTTAAATCTTCTTATTAAGTCGCTTTTTGCTTTGGCTGTGCTTATCGTTTTTGTCGCTGGTGTAGTATTTGATGCTAAATTTCTATCTCAAGACCAATTTAGTGATAAAGAGCTTAAATTTAGTCGCACTATTGATGAGAGTGTGGAGTTTATCCCAGATAGATTTAGTGCTAATATAAATATTGAATCTACCAACTCCTTACGCACCAAAGCCCAAATCTCTACTGATGAATTAGAGATAATAACCGCCACCTTAGATAAGGCATTAAATTTAGCTAGAAATTCTCAAATTTGTAAAGCTTCTACCTACTCAATCGAGCCAAACTATAGCTATAATGATGGAGCTAGGATTATTAGCGGTCAGCTTGTGAATTTTAATATTAAATGTGAATTTGCTAAAAACGATATAGATAAATATGAAGGGCTAATCAAAGCCTTAAATGAAGTTGTAAAAAGTAGTGAATTTATAGCTATAAATTTACCAGCCATAGCCCAATCTTCATCGCCTACTACAATATCGCAAAACAATGAGATACTTCATAATAAAATCCTAAATAACGCCATAGCAAAAGCACAATATTACTCAAAAGAGCTAAATAGAAATTGTCTATTAAATAGCCTTGATTTTAGTAGCGTTATCCACCCAGTAGCATACACAAACCTAAAATCAACCCCGATAGAATCAAAACAAAACCAAACTCTATCAGCCATAGCCACATATAGTTGTAAATAG
- the hemJ gene encoding protoporphyrinogen oxidase HemJ, giving the protein MEFQTYLWIKWLHYAAFISWMAMLFYLPRLFVYHAENIANNGFCDVVKIQESKLFHGIGWIAMIIAIVTGLSILVHAKPELMKQGYFHIKLLCVVLLVIYHFSLGYFLKQFKENRCKKSGKFFRLYNEIPTIIMFVILYAMLVKANLG; this is encoded by the coding sequence ATGGAATTCCAAACATATTTATGGATCAAATGGTTGCACTATGCTGCTTTTATATCGTGGATGGCTATGCTTTTTTATCTGCCTAGGCTATTTGTCTATCACGCTGAAAATATCGCAAATAACGGCTTTTGCGATGTAGTGAAAATTCAAGAATCAAAGCTATTTCATGGAATTGGCTGGATAGCGATGATTATTGCCATTGTTACTGGATTATCCATTTTAGTCCATGCAAAACCAGAACTAATGAAGCAAGGCTATTTTCATATAAAATTACTCTGTGTTGTATTACTGGTGATTTATCACTTTAGCCTTGGATATTTTTTAAAGCAATTTAAAGAAAATAGATGCAAAAAAAGTGGAAAATTCTTTAGATTATATAATGAAATCCCGACAATTATAATGTTTGTTATCCTATATGCTATGCTCGTTAAGGCTAATTTAGGATAA
- a CDS encoding tetratricopeptide repeat protein codes for MRGTITEALIYENQGLRDEALEVYKNILKHDPSNEEARSAIRRLSGLKRKNGESNEQMLEFYLNLKEGDAAGIREFKRWLIKI; via the coding sequence ATGAGAGGGACGATTACAGAGGCCTTGATATATGAAAATCAAGGTCTAAGAGATGAGGCTTTAGAGGTTTATAAAAATATTTTAAAGCACGATCCAAGCAATGAAGAGGCTCGTTCAGCAATCAGAAGATTAAGTGGCTTAAAGCGTAAAAATGGCGAGTCAAATGAGCAAATGCTAGAGTTTTATCTAAATTTAAAAGAGGGCGACGCGGCTGGGATTAGAGAATTTAAAAGGTGGTTGATAAAGATATGA
- a CDS encoding GatB/YqeY domain-containing protein: MSVKEQILNDIKSAMKAGNSFERDTLRMISSVFKQIEVDERVQLDDDRVFVILQSEIKRRNESATQYKNGGRDDLAQKELDEISIISRYLPKQLSDDELKSKMEQLVSQNGLSGIKDLGALMKLAKEAIGSACDGKRMSDAAKKALS; this comes from the coding sequence ATGAGCGTAAAAGAGCAAATTTTAAATGATATAAAATCAGCCATGAAGGCTGGTAATAGCTTTGAAAGAGATACTTTGCGTATGATAAGCTCGGTATTTAAGCAAATTGAGGTTGATGAGAGAGTGCAGCTAGATGATGATAGAGTGTTTGTAATTTTACAAAGCGAGATTAAACGCCGAAATGAATCAGCCACGCAGTATAAAAACGGCGGTAGAGATGACTTAGCTCAAAAGGAGCTTGATGAGATTAGCATTATCTCTAGATACTTGCCAAAGCAACTTAGCGATGATGAGTTGAAAAGTAAAATGGAGCAGTTAGTAAGTCAAAATGGCTTAAGTGGGATTAAGGATTTGGGTGCTTTGATGAAGTTAGCTAAGGAGGCCATCGGCTCAGCGTGCGATGGAAAGCGTATGAGTGATGCGGCTAAAAAGGCACTCTCATAG
- the ppk2 gene encoding polyphosphate kinase 2 encodes MANQEEYVTIKVKKSKLKYEEELKKLQIEFLKFQTYVKKEGLKVLIIFEGRDASGKGGTIKRLIEHTNPRGCRVVALEKPSDVERTQWYFQRYNSHLPSAGEIVIFDRSWYNRAGVEPVMGFCSEEEHKEFLRQVPKFEEMLVSSGIILFKFYFSVSKEEQKRRFKERKNDPLKQFKLSPVDEKSQELWDQYTLAKYSMLLASNTPYAPWSVVTSNDKKKARINVFKHILSNVNYDNKISQKELKVDSEIYRSGSAEIQRMEENFNQERIKTRD; translated from the coding sequence ATGGCAAATCAAGAGGAGTATGTAACAATAAAGGTTAAAAAATCAAAATTAAAATATGAAGAGGAGCTAAAAAAGCTTCAAATTGAGTTTTTGAAATTTCAAACCTATGTGAAAAAAGAGGGCTTAAAAGTCTTAATAATCTTTGAAGGTCGTGATGCTTCAGGCAAGGGCGGGACAATTAAGAGATTAATAGAGCATACAAATCCTAGAGGGTGCCGTGTCGTCGCACTAGAAAAACCAAGCGATGTAGAAAGAACTCAGTGGTATTTCCAAAGATATAATAGTCATCTTCCAAGCGCTGGAGAGATAGTAATATTTGATAGAAGTTGGTATAATAGGGCTGGAGTTGAGCCTGTCATGGGCTTTTGTAGTGAAGAGGAGCATAAAGAGTTTTTACGCCAGGTGCCAAAATTTGAAGAGATGCTAGTAAGTTCTGGTATTATCTTATTTAAATTCTATTTTTCAGTCTCAAAAGAGGAGCAAAAAAGACGCTTTAAAGAGCGTAAAAATGACCCATTAAAGCAGTTTAAACTATCTCCAGTTGATGAGAAGAGCCAAGAGTTATGGGATCAATACACACTAGCAAAATACTCAATGCTTTTAGCCTCAAACACCCCATACGCACCATGGTCGGTAGTAACTAGCAATGATAAGAAAAAGGCTAGGATTAATGTATTTAAGCATATTCTTAGCAATGTAAATTATGATAATAAAATTAGCCAAAAAGAGCTAAAAGTAGATAGCGAAATTTACAGAAGTGGTAGTGCTGAGATACAGCGAATGGAAGAAAACTTCAATCAAGAGCGTATAAAAACTAGGGATTAA
- the lspA gene encoding signal peptidase II, whose amino-acid sequence MSRVILRFLGSFAIVFAIDQLIKWVFLHGFRYYGSFIDLVLIYNKGVAFSMFAFLGANLKYIQLGLITLLLGYLLGQKELLRSHTTAFGLILGSGCSNILDRFIHSGVVDYIFWHKWFEFAVFNFADVMINLGVAIILIQSLILRKKR is encoded by the coding sequence ATGAGTAGGGTAATTTTACGATTTTTAGGCTCTTTTGCTATAGTTTTTGCTATAGATCAGCTTATAAAGTGGGTATTTTTACACGGATTTAGATATTATGGTAGCTTCATTGATCTGGTGCTTATCTATAATAAAGGCGTGGCATTTTCTATGTTTGCGTTTTTAGGAGCGAATTTAAAATATATCCAACTAGGATTAATCACTCTTTTGCTTGGTTATCTACTAGGGCAAAAAGAGCTTTTAAGATCGCATACTACGGCTTTTGGCTTGATTTTAGGCAGTGGGTGTTCTAATATTTTAGATAGATTTATCCACTCTGGGGTGGTTGATTATATATTTTGGCATAAGTGGTTTGAGTTTGCTGTGTTTAATTTTGCTGATGTGATGATAAATTTAGGCGTAGCAATAATATTAATCCAATCACTAATCCTAAGGAAAAAAAGATAA
- a CDS encoding CCA tRNA nucleotidyltransferase, with protein MRALKIGYQISQNSDFKELKNLLSKYTKRAYLVGGSVRDLLLGSSSKDYDIEIYDISPDKFDSLMQSCGASGVGKSYFVYKLGNFDLSLPRKESKSGFGHKGFSVEYCNDEKMASSRRDFTINSIMVNIFSGEILDFWGGVGDLMTKRLKITNPANFSDDSLRVLRGVQFVSRFNLICEPKSMEIMRDIDISDLSLNRVYMELEKFFMAKFQMRGIHLLRDLGLDIRLFGVKFDDGFLKFISNKISINQASFLYHLINYYNINGKELLAKLALPNSYSIAYKQPFYHKISKFNMMKIALDMPLSNWLGLDSKARIKMAKKLGFYDIKFAPQIDISSINLSGKAYGDELKRRKIAAIKEHLSDRN; from the coding sequence TTGCGAGCATTGAAAATAGGCTATCAAATATCTCAAAATAGCGATTTTAAAGAGCTTAAAAATTTACTTTCAAAATATACAAAACGAGCATATTTAGTCGGCGGATCGGTGCGTGATCTACTTCTTGGGAGTAGCTCAAAAGATTATGATATTGAGATTTATGATATTAGCCCGGATAAATTTGATTCTCTTATGCAATCTTGCGGTGCTAGTGGCGTGGGTAAGAGCTATTTTGTTTATAAGCTTGGAAATTTTGATTTGAGTCTGCCAAGAAAGGAGTCTAAAAGCGGATTTGGTCATAAGGGCTTTAGCGTAGAGTATTGTAATGATGAAAAGATGGCTAGCTCTCGCAGGGATTTTACTATAAATTCGATTATGGTAAATATTTTTAGTGGTGAGATTTTGGATTTTTGGGGTGGAGTGGGTGATTTAATGACAAAGAGGCTTAAGATCACAAATCCAGCAAATTTCAGCGATGATAGCCTTAGGGTTTTGCGTGGGGTGCAGTTTGTATCTAGATTTAATCTAATTTGTGAGCCAAAAAGCATGGAGATTATGCGAGACATTGATATAAGTGATTTAAGCTTAAATAGAGTTTATATGGAGCTAGAGAAGTTTTTTATGGCGAAATTTCAAATGCGTGGCATTCATTTATTAAGGGATCTTGGGCTTGATATTAGGCTTTTTGGGGTTAAATTTGATGATGGATTTTTAAAATTTATCTCTAATAAAATTAGCATAAATCAAGCATCATTTTTATACCATCTTATTAATTATTATAATATTAATGGCAAGGAGCTACTAGCTAAACTTGCTTTGCCAAACTCATACTCCATAGCCTACAAACAGCCATTTTACCATAAAATTAGTAAATTTAATATGATGAAAATCGCCCTTGATATGCCACTATCAAACTGGCTTGGGCTTGATAGCAAAGCTAGGATTAAGATGGCAAAAAAGCTAGGATTTTATGATATTAAATTTGCCCCACAAATAGACATTTCATCTATAAATCTAAGTGGAAAGGCCTATGGCGATGAGCTCAAAAGGCGTAAGATCGCAGCTATAAAGGAGCATTTAAGTGATCGCAATTGA
- the leuB gene encoding 3-isopropylmalate dehydrogenase: MKSYNICVIKGDGIGPEIAEEAIKVLDSVSAKFNFTLNYEYFLMGGAAIDVFGEPLPEETLQGAMRSDAVLFGAIGGEKWDNLPRHLRPESGLLKLRKSLGAYANLRPAMIYDELINASTLKPEVIKGVDILVVRELTGGLYFGQPRQKLEDRAYNTMAYTAQEIERIAKIAFDAAMKRRKKVCMVDKANVLETSQLWREVTAKVAKDYPEVSLEYMYVDNAAMQLVRYPTGFDVVLTENLFGDILSDEASMVCGSIGLLPSASIGGSVGIYEPIHGSAPDIAGQGIANPIAMILSAAMMLRYALGENEAANCIENAIKSVLKDGYRTKDIAKFDAVEICTTSEIGSIISDYIKKQ; the protein is encoded by the coding sequence ATGAAAAGTTATAATATTTGTGTGATAAAAGGCGATGGTATAGGCCCAGAGATCGCAGAAGAGGCCATAAAAGTTCTTGATAGTGTTAGTGCTAAGTTTAATTTTACATTAAATTATGAGTATTTTTTGATGGGTGGAGCTGCTATTGATGTATTTGGTGAGCCTTTGCCTGAAGAGACCTTACAAGGTGCTATGAGAAGCGATGCGGTGCTTTTTGGGGCTATTGGTGGAGAAAAATGGGATAATTTGCCAAGACATCTTCGCCCTGAAAGTGGGCTTTTAAAGCTTAGAAAATCTCTTGGTGCTTATGCGAATTTGCGTCCAGCGATGATATATGATGAGCTTATCAATGCCTCAACCCTAAAGCCTGAAGTCATAAAAGGCGTTGATATTTTAGTCGTTAGAGAGCTTACTGGTGGGCTATACTTTGGTCAGCCAAGACAGAAACTAGAAGATAGAGCCTATAATACCATGGCTTACACAGCACAGGAGATAGAAAGAATTGCTAAAATCGCCTTTGACGCTGCTATGAAAAGGCGTAAAAAAGTGTGTATGGTAGATAAAGCCAATGTGCTTGAGACTAGTCAGCTATGGCGTGAAGTTACTGCTAAAGTGGCAAAAGATTATCCTGAAGTGAGCCTAGAGTATATGTATGTGGATAATGCAGCTATGCAGCTTGTGAGATACCCAACTGGATTTGATGTGGTTTTGACTGAGAATTTATTTGGCGATATATTGAGTGATGAAGCTAGTATGGTGTGTGGCTCTATAGGGCTTTTACCAAGTGCGTCAATAGGTGGAAGCGTGGGTATATATGAGCCAATTCATGGAAGCGCCCCAGATATAGCAGGGCAAGGGATAGCTAACCCAATTGCGATGATTCTCTCAGCAGCAATGATGCTAAGATATGCTCTAGGCGAGAATGAAGCGGCAAATTGTATAGAAAATGCTATAAAATCGGTGCTAAAAGATGGATATAGGACAAAAGATATAGCCAAATTTGATGCTGTAGAGATCTGCACTACAAGCGAGATTGGCTCTATAATTAGTGATTATATTAAAAAGCAATGA
- a CDS encoding ABC transporter ATP-binding protein, which yields MQNSLDKIVVGNLNFSYGKNQILSGISFELERGDLLGLMGSNGSGKTTLIRSLLGFLNASYDEYSLFGSKFKNLSISQISKLISYVPQAHNLAFNYTLFEVVLMGKKPHFGGVFGFSKADIKSVYAAMDMVGILQLKDRNFSELSGGQKQLGLIARAIAQNSEVMILDEPTSALDFSNQILIWKVMNTISKSGKIIIVCSHEPNHIFWFATKVFAIKDGKSLAFGKNDIINEILLEQIYGANYKICSLANQKIIYYSIN from the coding sequence GTGCAAAACTCTTTGGATAAAATAGTTGTGGGAAATTTAAATTTTAGCTATGGTAAAAATCAAATTTTAAGCGGGATATCATTTGAGCTTGAGCGTGGTGATTTGCTTGGTTTGATGGGGTCAAATGGTAGTGGTAAAACGACGCTTATACGCTCTTTGCTTGGATTTTTAAATGCTAGTTATGATGAGTATAGCTTATTTGGAAGTAAATTTAAAAATTTAAGTATTTCGCAAATTTCAAAGCTCATATCATATGTCCCACAAGCACATAATCTAGCATTTAATTACACCCTTTTTGAAGTGGTATTAATGGGTAAAAAGCCTCATTTTGGCGGTGTATTTGGATTTAGTAAAGCTGATATAAAATCAGTATATGCGGCTATGGATATGGTGGGAATTTTACAGCTTAAAGATAGAAATTTTAGTGAGCTTAGTGGCGGACAAAAACAGCTAGGATTGATAGCTAGGGCTATTGCTCAAAACTCTGAAGTGATGATCTTAGATGAGCCTACTAGTGCGCTTGATTTTAGTAATCAAATTTTAATTTGGAAAGTTATGAATACCATATCTAAAAGTGGTAAAATTATCATAGTTTGTAGCCATGAGCCAAATCATATATTTTGGTTTGCTACCAAAGTTTTTGCTATTAAAGATGGCAAATCGTTAGCGTTTGGAAAAAATGATATAATAAATGAGATTTTGCTAGAGCAAATTTATGGAGCTAATTATAAAATTTGCTCTCTTGCAAATCAAAAAATTATATATTATTCAATCAATTAA